From Mycobacterium lacus, one genomic window encodes:
- a CDS encoding acyl-CoA thioesterase, whose protein sequence is MSVGFVTPVPVRWSDIDMYQHVNHATMVTILEEARVPFLRDAFAADIASTGLLIADVRVTYKGQLRLADSPLQVTIWTKRLRAVDFTLGYEVRSVHAEPGSKPAVIGESQLAAFHIEEQRLVRLSPQHREYLQRWLR, encoded by the coding sequence ATGAGCGTCGGGTTCGTCACCCCCGTGCCGGTGCGCTGGTCGGACATCGACATGTACCAGCACGTCAACCACGCCACCATGGTCACGATCCTCGAAGAGGCCCGTGTCCCGTTTCTCAGGGACGCTTTCGCCGCCGACATCGCGTCCACCGGTCTGCTGATCGCCGACGTCCGGGTCACCTACAAGGGTCAACTGCGGCTGGCGGATTCGCCGTTGCAGGTGACCATTTGGACCAAGCGGCTTCGGGCGGTGGACTTCACCCTCGGCTACGAGGTCCGGTCGGTCCACGCGGAGCCGGGTTCGAAGCCGGCCGTCATCGGAGAGTCGCAGTTGGCCGCCTTCCACATCGAGGAGCAGCGGCTGGTGCGACTGTCGCCGCAGCATCGGGAGTATCTGCAACGGTGGCTGCGATAG
- a CDS encoding NAD-glutamate dehydrogenase — protein sequence MAIDPGARQDVEAWTTFARSADIPDWISKAYIESYRGPHDGGAEDATAVGAAPTPASLVTPAMLGAHYRLGRHRPAGESRVAVYPADDPAGFGPALQVVTDHGSMLMDSVTVLLHRLGVFYTAIMTPVFEVRRSPAGELLGIEPKTGGSSRYVGEAWIHVQLVPSVDRTGLAEVERLLPKVLADVQRVALDASAMIATLGDLAADVETNAEGRYSAPDREDVAALLRWLGDGNFLLLGYQRCQVHGNVVSGDGSSGLGVLRARSGSRPRLTDDDKLLVLAQARVGSYLRYGAYPYAIAVREFGNGAVIEHRFVGLFTVAAMNADVLEIPTISGRVREALALAESDPIHPGQLLLDVIQTVPRPELFSLSAERLLAMAKAVLDLGSQRRALLFLRADRLQYFVSCLVYVPRDRYTTPVRLQIEDILVREFGGTRLEFTARVSESPWALMHFMVRLPEGDTASGPVDVSEANRIRIQGLLTEAARTWADRLIGAAAGLPDGIVGHADAEHYASAFSEAYKQAVSPTDAIDHIAIINELADDSVKLVFSERDQYGVAQLTWFLGGRTASLSQLLPMLQSMGVVVLEERPFTVTRPDGLPVWIYLFKISPHPTIPLAPTEAERDATAQRFADAVTAIWHGRVEVDRFNELVMRAGLTWQQVVLLRAYAKYLRQAGFPYSQSYIESVLNEHPSTARSLVVLFEALFDPRPSGLPASRDAQAAAAAVAADIDALVSLDTDRILRAFASLVQATLRTNYFVTRAGSARGRDVLALKLNAQLIDELPLPRPKFEIFVYSPRVEGVHLRFGPVARGGLRWSDRRDDFRTEILGLVKAQAVKNAVIVPVGAKGGFVVKRPPLPTGDSASDRDAIRAEGVACYQLFISGLLDVTDNVDHATGNVNPPPEVVRRDGDDAYLVVAADKGTATFSDIANDVAKSYGFWLGDAFASGGSVGYDHKAMGITAKGTWEAVKRHFREIGVDTQTEDFTVVGIGDMSGDVFGNGMLLSKHIRLIAAFDHRHIFLDPDPDAAASWDERQRLFNLPRSSWDDYDKSLISEGGGVYSREQKAIPISAQVRAALGIDGDVTEMAPPNLIRVILQAPVDLLFNGGIGTYIKAETESDADVGDRANDPVRVNANQVRAKVIGEGGNLGVTARGRVEFDLSGGRINTDAMDNSAGVDCSDHEVNIKILIDSLVTAGKVRAEERKELLESMTDEVARLVLADNEDQNDLMGTSRANAASLLPVHADQIRHLVADRGLSRELEALPSEKEIQRRTEAGIGLTSPELATLMAHVKLGLKEDLLGTELPDQDVFASRLPRYFPKPLRERFPTEIRSHQLRREIVTTMLVNDLVDTAGISYAFRIAEDVGVTPIDAVRTYIATDAIFGVDHLWRRIRAANLPVALSDRLTLDTRRLIDRAGRWLLNYRPQPLAVGAEINRFAAKVKALTPRMSEWLRGDDKAIVEKEAAEFISQGAPQDLAYRVATGLYRYSLLDIIDIGDITEIDAAEVADTYFALMDRLGTDGLLTAVSELPRNDRWHSLARLAIRDDIYASLRALCFDVLAVGEPDESAEQKIAEWEHISASRVERARRTLTEIYDSGQKDLATLSVAARQIRRMTRTSGRGSSG from the coding sequence ATGGCGATCGATCCCGGAGCTAGGCAGGACGTCGAGGCGTGGACCACGTTCGCCCGGAGTGCGGACATTCCAGACTGGATCTCGAAGGCCTACATCGAAAGCTATCGCGGTCCACACGACGGCGGGGCGGAGGACGCGACTGCCGTCGGCGCCGCTCCGACTCCGGCATCCCTGGTGACACCGGCCATGCTGGGTGCGCACTATCGGCTTGGCCGGCACCGCCCGGCCGGTGAAAGCCGCGTCGCGGTGTACCCGGCGGACGATCCCGCGGGCTTCGGTCCCGCGCTGCAGGTGGTCACCGACCACGGCAGCATGCTGATGGATTCGGTCACAGTACTGCTGCACCGGCTCGGAGTGTTCTACACGGCCATCATGACCCCGGTGTTCGAGGTGCGCCGCAGCCCGGCGGGGGAGCTGCTCGGCATCGAACCCAAGACGGGCGGCAGCTCGCGATACGTCGGCGAGGCATGGATACACGTCCAGCTCGTACCCTCCGTCGATCGCACGGGGCTAGCCGAAGTTGAACGGCTCCTGCCCAAGGTCCTGGCCGACGTGCAACGGGTTGCTCTCGACGCATCGGCGATGATCGCCACCCTGGGCGACCTGGCCGCGGATGTCGAAACCAACGCCGAGGGTCGCTATTCCGCGCCGGACCGTGAGGACGTCGCTGCGCTGCTGCGCTGGCTGGGCGACGGGAACTTCCTGCTGCTGGGGTACCAACGTTGCCAGGTGCACGGCAACGTGGTGTCCGGCGACGGGTCGAGTGGCCTGGGCGTCCTGCGCGCGCGCAGCGGTTCGCGCCCCCGGTTGACCGACGACGACAAATTGCTGGTCTTGGCCCAGGCGCGCGTCGGCAGTTACCTGCGCTACGGCGCTTACCCGTATGCCATCGCGGTCCGCGAATTCGGCAACGGCGCCGTGATCGAGCATCGCTTCGTCGGGCTCTTCACCGTCGCCGCCATGAACGCCGACGTGCTGGAGATCCCGACAATCTCGGGCCGGGTCCGCGAGGCGCTCGCGTTGGCCGAAAGCGACCCCATCCACCCGGGTCAGCTGCTACTCGACGTCATCCAGACCGTCCCGCGCCCGGAGCTGTTCAGCTTGAGCGCCGAACGGTTGTTGGCAATGGCCAAAGCCGTTCTGGACCTTGGATCGCAACGGCGCGCGTTGTTGTTCCTGCGCGCTGACCGCCTCCAGTATTTCGTCTCGTGCCTGGTCTATGTGCCCCGCGACCGCTACACCACGCCGGTGCGATTGCAGATCGAAGACATCCTGGTCCGCGAGTTCGGCGGGACACGACTGGAATTCACCGCTCGTGTCAGTGAATCACCCTGGGCGCTCATGCATTTCATGGTCCGGCTGCCCGAGGGCGACACTGCCTCCGGCCCGGTCGACGTGTCCGAAGCCAACCGCATCCGGATTCAGGGGTTGCTCACCGAAGCCGCGCGAACGTGGGCGGACCGGCTGATCGGCGCCGCGGCTGGGTTGCCCGACGGCATCGTCGGGCACGCCGACGCCGAGCATTACGCGTCCGCCTTTTCCGAGGCCTACAAGCAGGCCGTCAGCCCGACCGACGCCATCGACCACATCGCCATTATCAACGAGCTGGCCGATGATTCGGTCAAGCTGGTGTTCTCCGAACGCGACCAGTACGGGGTCGCCCAGCTGACCTGGTTCCTCGGTGGGCGCACCGCTTCACTGAGCCAACTGCTGCCGATGCTGCAAAGCATGGGCGTCGTGGTGCTCGAGGAGCGGCCGTTCACCGTCACCCGCCCCGACGGACTGCCGGTGTGGATCTACCTGTTCAAGATCTCGCCGCACCCCACCATCCCCTTGGCGCCGACCGAAGCCGAGCGGGACGCGACCGCGCAGCGATTCGCCGACGCGGTCACCGCGATATGGCACGGCCGTGTCGAGGTCGACCGGTTCAACGAGCTGGTGATGCGCGCGGGGCTGACCTGGCAACAGGTTGTCCTGTTGCGCGCTTACGCGAAGTACCTGCGGCAGGCGGGTTTTCCGTACAGCCAGTCCTACATCGAATCCGTATTGAACGAACACCCCTCGACCGCGCGATCGCTGGTCGTCTTGTTCGAGGCTCTTTTCGATCCCAGGCCGTCGGGTTTGCCCGCGAGCCGCGATGCGCAGGCGGCCGCCGCCGCGGTCGCCGCGGATATCGACGCGCTCGTGAGCCTGGACACCGACCGCATCCTGCGCGCGTTCGCGTCGCTGGTTCAGGCCACGTTGCGGACCAATTACTTTGTGACACGGGCGGGTTCGGCCCGCGGCCGCGACGTGCTGGCGCTCAAACTCAACGCGCAGCTGATCGACGAGCTGCCGCTGCCGCGCCCCAAGTTCGAGATCTTCGTCTATTCGCCCCGCGTGGAAGGTGTGCACCTGAGGTTCGGCCCCGTGGCGCGTGGCGGCCTGCGCTGGTCGGACCGTCGGGACGACTTCCGCACCGAGATCCTGGGTCTGGTCAAGGCGCAAGCGGTGAAGAACGCGGTCATCGTGCCGGTCGGGGCCAAGGGCGGATTCGTCGTCAAGCGACCGCCGTTGCCCACGGGCGATTCCGCGAGCGACCGCGACGCCATCCGCGCCGAAGGCGTGGCCTGCTACCAGTTGTTCATTTCCGGGCTGCTGGACGTCACCGACAACGTCGACCACGCGACCGGAAACGTGAACCCGCCGCCCGAGGTGGTGCGCCGTGACGGCGACGACGCGTACCTAGTGGTGGCCGCGGACAAGGGCACCGCGACGTTCTCCGATATCGCTAACGATGTCGCCAAGTCCTACGGATTCTGGCTCGGTGACGCGTTCGCTTCGGGCGGATCGGTGGGCTACGACCACAAGGCCATGGGCATCACCGCGAAGGGAACCTGGGAGGCCGTCAAACGGCACTTCCGGGAGATCGGCGTCGATACCCAGACGGAGGACTTCACCGTGGTGGGCATCGGCGACATGAGCGGCGACGTGTTCGGCAACGGCATGTTGCTCTCCAAGCACATCCGCCTGATCGCCGCCTTCGATCACCGCCACATCTTCCTCGATCCGGACCCCGACGCCGCGGCTTCGTGGGACGAGCGCCAGCGGTTGTTCAACCTGCCCCGGTCCAGCTGGGACGATTACGACAAGTCCTTGATCAGCGAGGGCGGCGGCGTGTACAGCCGCGAGCAGAAGGCCATCCCGATCAGCGCACAGGTCCGCGCGGCCCTTGGCATCGACGGTGACGTCACGGAGATGGCCCCGCCCAACCTGATTCGGGTGATCCTGCAGGCGCCGGTGGACCTGCTGTTCAACGGCGGGATCGGCACGTACATCAAGGCCGAAACGGAGTCGGATGCCGACGTCGGCGACCGCGCCAACGACCCGGTGCGCGTCAACGCGAATCAGGTGCGCGCCAAGGTTATCGGCGAGGGTGGCAACCTCGGCGTGACCGCACGGGGCCGAGTCGAGTTCGATCTGTCGGGCGGACGGATCAACACCGACGCGATGGACAACTCCGCCGGTGTGGACTGCTCCGACCACGAGGTCAACATCAAGATCCTGATCGATTCGCTCGTCACTGCCGGCAAGGTCAGGGCCGAGGAACGCAAGGAGCTGCTCGAGTCGATGACCGACGAGGTCGCCCGGTTGGTGCTGGCCGACAACGAGGACCAGAACGATTTGATGGGTACCAGCCGCGCCAACGCGGCCAGCCTGCTTCCGGTGCACGCCGACCAGATCCGGCACCTGGTGGCCGATCGCGGCCTGAGCCGCGAGTTGGAGGCGCTGCCGTCGGAGAAGGAGATCCAACGGCGGACCGAGGCCGGCATCGGGCTCACCTCGCCCGAGCTGGCAACCCTGATGGCGCACGTCAAGCTGGGACTCAAAGAGGATCTGTTGGGCACGGAACTGCCGGATCAGGACGTGTTCGCCTCCAGGTTGCCGCGGTACTTCCCGAAGCCGCTGCGCGAACGGTTCCCCACGGAGATCCGCTCGCACCAGCTGCGCCGCGAGATCGTCACCACCATGCTGGTCAACGACTTGGTAGACACCGCCGGCATCAGCTATGCCTTCCGGATCGCCGAGGACGTCGGCGTGACCCCGATCGACGCGGTGCGCACCTATATCGCCACCGACGCCATCTTTGGTGTGGATCACCTCTGGCGGCGGATCCGCGCGGCCAACCTGCCGGTGGCGCTGTCGGACCGGCTGACGCTGGACACCCGGAGACTGATCGACCGTGCCGGACGCTGGCTGCTGAACTATCGTCCGCAACCGTTGGCCGTCGGCGCCGAGATCAACCGATTCGCCGCGAAGGTCAAGGCGCTGACGCCGCGGATGTCGGAATGGTTGCGCGGCGACGACAAGGCCATCGTCGAAAAGGAAGCCGCGGAATTCATTTCGCAGGGCGCACCTCAAGACCTGGCCTACCGGGTCGCGACCGGGCTGTACCGGTATAGCCTGCTCGACATCATCGACATCGGCGACATCACCGAAATCGACGCCGCCGAGGTGGCGGACACCTATTTCGCGCTGATGGACCGACTGGGCACCGACGGCCTGCTGACGGCGGTGTCCGAGCTACCCCGAAACGACCGGTGGCATTCGTTGGCGCGCTTGGCGATTCGCGACGACATCTACGCCTCGCTGCGGGCGTTGTGCTTCGACGTGTTGGCCGTCGGCGAACCGGACGAAAGCGCAGAGCAGAAGATCGCCGAATGGGAACACATCAGCGCTTCCCGGGTGGAACGAGCGCGCCGGACGCTCACCGAGATCTACGACAGCGGCCAAAAGGATTTGGCGACACTGTCCGTGGCGGCGCGACAGATCCGCCGCATGACGCGCACCAGCGGCCGCGGATCCTCGGGATGA
- a CDS encoding glycoside hydrolase family 13 protein: MSSQETEPGDGSGRTGPDSPRARARRPEPGRTGPDSPRARARRPEPWWSRAVFYQVYPRSFADSNGDGVGDLGGLAARLDHLEWLGIDGVWINPVTVSPMADHGYDVSDPRDIDPLFGGMAAFERLIAAAHRRGIKVTMDVVPNHTSSAHPWFQAALAAGPGGAARDRYFFRDGRGPSGALPPNNWESVFGGPAWTRVVEPDGNPGQWYLHLFDTEQPDLNWDNPDTFDDFEKTLRFWLERGVDGFRIDVAHGMAKPPGLPDSEYLDIEVLHHLDDDPRFNRPHVHAIHRDIRAVIDDYPGAVTVGEVWVHDNARWAEYVRADELHLGFNFRLTRTDFDAGEIHDAVLNSLEAAALENATPTWTLANHDVGREVTRYGGGDVGLRRARAMAMLMLALPGAVFIYNGQELGLPDVDLPDEVLQDPTWERSGHTERGRDRCRVPIPWSGEAPPFGFSTCADTWLPMPAEWAAWTVEKQRADPDSTLSFFRRALELRRERDEFEGTEIEWLGAPRNTLVFRRCGGGLVCVLNAGEDPVGLPDGKLILASSPLVDGKLPPDSAAWLV, encoded by the coding sequence ATGTCCAGCCAAGAAACGGAGCCCGGTGACGGCTCAGGTCGGACGGGCCCCGACTCTCCTCGCGCACGCGCTCGTCGACCGGAGCCGGGTCGGACGGGCCCCGACTCTCCTCGCGCACGCGCTCGTCGACCGGAGCCGTGGTGGTCGCGTGCGGTGTTCTACCAGGTGTACCCGCGGTCGTTCGCCGACAGCAACGGCGACGGGGTCGGTGACCTCGGGGGGCTGGCGGCCCGGCTGGACCATCTGGAATGGCTCGGCATCGACGGCGTCTGGATCAACCCGGTCACCGTCTCACCGATGGCCGACCATGGCTACGACGTCTCCGATCCACGAGACATTGACCCGCTGTTCGGCGGCATGGCCGCGTTCGAACGCCTGATCGCCGCGGCGCACCGGCGGGGCATCAAGGTCACCATGGACGTGGTGCCCAACCACACCAGTTCGGCGCACCCGTGGTTTCAGGCGGCGCTGGCCGCCGGCCCGGGGGGCGCCGCGCGGGATCGCTATTTCTTTCGCGACGGCCGCGGGCCCAGCGGGGCGCTGCCGCCGAACAACTGGGAGTCGGTGTTCGGCGGACCAGCCTGGACACGGGTGGTCGAGCCGGACGGCAACCCCGGCCAGTGGTATCTGCACCTCTTCGACACCGAGCAGCCCGATCTGAACTGGGACAACCCCGATACGTTTGACGACTTCGAGAAGACGCTGCGCTTCTGGCTGGAACGCGGGGTGGACGGCTTCCGCATCGACGTCGCACACGGGATGGCCAAGCCGCCAGGCCTGCCGGACTCGGAGTACCTGGACATCGAGGTGCTGCACCACCTCGATGACGACCCACGCTTCAATCGCCCCCACGTGCACGCGATCCATCGCGATATCCGCGCGGTGATCGACGACTATCCCGGAGCGGTAACCGTCGGCGAGGTCTGGGTCCACGACAACGCCCGCTGGGCCGAATACGTGCGGGCCGACGAACTGCATCTCGGCTTCAATTTCCGGCTGACCCGAACCGATTTCGACGCAGGCGAAATCCACGACGCGGTGCTGAACTCGCTCGAGGCCGCGGCGCTGGAAAACGCCACCCCCACGTGGACGCTGGCCAACCATGATGTGGGCCGGGAGGTCACCCGGTACGGCGGCGGCGACGTCGGGCTGCGCCGGGCGCGGGCCATGGCGATGCTGATGCTCGCCCTGCCGGGCGCGGTATTCATCTACAACGGGCAGGAACTCGGGTTGCCGGACGTGGACCTGCCCGACGAGGTGCTGCAGGACCCGACGTGGGAACGCTCGGGGCACACCGAACGCGGCCGCGATCGCTGCCGGGTTCCGATCCCGTGGTCGGGCGAGGCTCCCCCGTTCGGATTCTCGACGTGTGCCGACACTTGGTTGCCGATGCCCGCGGAATGGGCGGCGTGGACCGTCGAAAAGCAGCGCGCAGATCCCGACTCCACCTTGTCGTTCTTTCGGCGAGCGCTCGAATTACGCAGGGAGCGTGATGAATTCGAAGGTACTGAGATCGAATGGCTTGGTGCTCCTAGGAATACACTAGTGTTCCGGAGGTGTGGCGGCGGGCTTGTGTGTGTGCTCAACGCCGGCGAGGATCCCGTGGGGCTACCCGACGGGAAACTCATCCTGGCGAGCTCGCCGTTGGTGGACGGCAAGTTGCCGCCCGACAGCGCGGCCTGGCTGGTGTAG